A window of Pullulanibacillus sp. KACC 23026 genomic DNA:
TTGCAAGGGACTTACGAAACCTTCCGAGCGATTGCCGACCAGCATTTTGGCGGATCGCTTAAGGGGACGTTGACTCTTACAGCAGGACTTGGCGGAATGGGTGGTGCTCAACCGCTTGCTGTTACGATGAATGAAGGGGTTGTTCTCGCAGTAGAGGTTGACCCTAAACGTATTCAAAAGCGAATAGATACCAACTATTGTGATCGTATGACAGAATCATTGGATCTCGCATTGGCTTGGGCCCAAGACGCTCTTCAGGCAAAGCGGCCTTTATCGATTGGTCTTGTTGGAAATGCCTCAGAGGTTCACCAAGAGATTTTAAATAGAGGCGTGAAAATAGACATTGTGACCGACCAAACCTCGGCTCATGATCCGTTAAATGGCTATATTCCAGCCGGCATCAAGCTAGAGGAAGCGGAAAAGCTTCGGCAAATCAATCCTAAAGCTTATGTAAAAAAGGCCTCTGAGAGCATGGCTAGGCACGTTGAAGCGATGCTGGCTTTTCAAAAGGGGGGAGCTGTTGTATTTGACTACGGAAACAATATTCGTCAAGTTGCGAAGGATCATGGCGTTGAGGCTGCTTTTTGTTTTCCAGGCTTTGTTCCGGCGTATATCCGTCCCCTCTTCTGTGAAGGAAAAGGACCGTTTCGTTGGGCAGCCTTATCTGGTGACCCTGAAGATATCTATAGGACGGATCGCTTACTTTTAGAACTTTTTCCTGAAAATGAAGGGTTAAAGCGCTGGATTACTATGGCGCAAGAAAAAGTGGCTTTTCAAGGCCTCCCTTCTAGAATTTGTTGGTTAGGCTATGGCGAACGTGAGAAAATGGGTCTTGCGTTGAATGAGCTTGTGAAAAAAGGTGAGCTTAAAGCTCCTATTGTTATTGGGCGTGATCATTTGGACTGCGGGTCTGTGGCATCACCGAACCGTGAAACAGAAGGTATGCGTGACGGCAGTGATGCGGTGGGGGACTGGGCCGTTTTAAATGCGCTGCTTAATACAGCGGCAGGGGCGAGCTGGATTTCCTTTCATCACGGTGGTGGCGTCGGAATGGGTTACTCCCTGCATGCCGGCATGGTTGTTGTGGCCGATGGTTCAAAACGTGCGGAAGAGAAGCTGGTCCGTGTTCTCCAAACAGATCCTGGTATGGGCATCATTCGTCACGTGGATGCTGGTTATGAAAAAGCCGAGGTAGTAGCAAAAGCGAAGGGTGTCCGCATTCCAATGTGGGAGGTGGAGGGCTAATCTATGTACGATCTGTTAATTGAAAACATTGGACAGCTATTAACTATGGAAGGACCGAATCGACCTAGAAAAGGCAGAGAAATGGGCCAAATCACGGTTAAAGATAACGCTGCACTTGCTGTTGAGCAAGGAAAGGTGGCATGGATTGGGTCAGCAGAGGAGGCACACTCCCTTAAAGCCTCCCGAACAATGAACGCCAAAAGCCAGCTGGTAACACCGGGACTAGTGGAGCCCCATACACATCTAGTTTTTGGGGGAACTCGTGAGAATGAGGTAGCTCTTAAGCAAAAGGGGTTTTCATATTTAGAGATTCTTGAAAGAGGTGGCGGCATTCTTTCAACGGTTCGGGCAACACGAGCAGCTTCTTTGGAGGAATTAGTAAAAAAAGCTAACCGTTCACTCGATCGATTTTTGTCCTTTGGGGTGACGACATTAGAAGCCAAAAGCGGCTACGGTCTTGATAAAAAAACAGAACTAAAGCAATTAGAGGCCATAAAGGCTCTAAATAGTCATCCCATTGAGCTTGTTTCCACTTTTCTTGGGGCTCATGCGGTTCCGCTTGAATTTAAAGGGAACACAAAGGGATTTTTAAAGGAAATGGAAGATTTATTGGATGAAATCAAGTCACAAAATCTAGCGGAATTTGTTGATATATTTTGTGAGTCAGGTGTTTTTTCCGTTGAGGAGTCAAGAGCCTATCTAGCGCGAGCCAAGGAAAAAGGGTTTGGTATCAAAATTCATGCCGATGAACTCTATCCTTTAGGCGGTACGGAGCTTGCGATTGATCTAGAGGCGGTGTCAGCCGATCATTTAGTTGCCATAAGTGAAAAGGGAATTCAACAGCTGGCAGAGAGTAAGACCATTGCTACCCTACTTCCAGGGACGACCTTTTACCTAGGTAAAGATCATTATGCTCCGGGGCGGTCGATTATTGACTGCGGAGGGGCCGTCACTTTATCGACTGATTTCAATCCAGGTAGCTCTGTTACAGAAAATCTTCAGCTCATCATGAGTCTCGCTCTGCTTAAAATGAATCTGACACCAGAGGAAATTTGGAATGCCGTGACAGTCAACGCTGCCTTTGCAATTGGAAGAGGGGATGTCGCTGGTCAGCTTGCTGTTGGACGACCGGCGGACTTCGTCATTTGGGATGCCGAGAATTATGTGTATGTTCCTTACCATTATGGTGTTTCTCATACTCAATTTGTTTTCAAAAACGGAAATTGTGTGTACGAGAGGAGCAGTGGATATGTCTAAACCTCCATTTTTAAAATCAGCGGGCCAGACAGCCTTTCAAGATTCGATGGTCACAAAATTTGGAGATGTTCTTCTACCGTGGGATGGTCAAGAAGGGGTAAAGGGCTTTGGGTTAATGGGTCTTCCTCTCTCCAAAACCTCTATCAGTCATTCAGGTGCCTCCTTTGCCCCAGAGTCAGTACGTTCAGTGTTTAAAAACATGGCCACCTATGCGGTTGAGCAGGATATAGATTTAGCTGCGGTACCTTGGACTGATCTTGGCGATGTGCAAATGCATTTAACGGACATGAACGAAAGTCATAATAGGATTGCCTCTACCATGAATGATGTCATGACGTCTAATCCAGAACTTATACCTATTCTAATTGGTGGGGATCATTCCGTAACAGCATCTGCTTTCTCTGGCTTATCACAAGCACTTAGAAAAAAGGCAGGCATCATTCAATTGGATGCCCATCATGATTTGAGGAATGTGGAAGACGGAGGACCCTCTAACGGTACTCCTTTTCGGCGTCTGATTGAAACCCTTAATTTAGATCCCCGGCACCTTGTTCAAATAGGCATCAGAAACTTTGCTAATAGCCAAGAGTATTCGGCTTATGCTCGTGAAAAAGGAGTTACTGTTTTTACGATGAGGGAGATTCGTGAAAAAGGCATACGAACCATTGGGCGGCAGGCTTATCAAAAACTGGCAAAAGAAGTCGAGTTTATCTACGTCTCGGTGGATATGGATGTATTAGATCAAGCTTATGCACCTGGTTGTCCGGCTATTCTGCCTGGTGGAATGCATCCGGAAGATTTATTTTCAGCCTTAGTCTATTTGGGATCACAGTCTTTAACGAAAGCGATCGACCTGGTTGAAATTGATCCAAAATTAGATAGTCGTGATCAAACAAGCCGAATGGCAGTGATGGCGTTTTTATCATTTGTTTTGGGGAAACAGCTGGGCTAGTTCAAAAGGTTTGTCGGGGTCCTTCTTTTCTGTGTTAGCCATACACGTGCAGCATATAGTTGAAACGGGTATAAGTTCAACTATATGCTTATTTCTAGTGGTCAAAATTAAAATTATAAAATGCATTAATCCATTTAATACCTGCATTTATTATACAGTTAAGGATTTGATTGTGATAAAATAAAGAGGATTCTGAAAAAGTGTCTTTGGAGGGTGAAAGATGAAATATTGCCGATTCCGAATACAGGGCGACATTAAGTACGGTATGATCGATGCTGATAAAGTGGTTGAGATGACGGGGCATTACTTAGAGCAGACAAGCACGCCGACCGATCAAGTATATCCATTGAATGACGTTGAATTATTAGCTCCAGTGGAACCGAAGCAGCTTGTCGCAATCGGATTGAATTATGTGGATCATGCCAAAGAACAGAATATGGATTTGCCAAAAGAACCCATGATGTTCATGCTTTCTCCAAGTGCCATTATTGGACCTAATGAACCGATCAAATTGGCCCGTGAAAAGCATCGAATTGACTATGAAGCAGAGCTTGCGATTATTATTGGAAGACAAGCTTATCAGGTTTCTGAGGAGAACGCGAATGACGTAATATTTGGTTTTACGATAAGCAATGATGTGTCCGATCGGGATTTGCAAGATCTAGATAAGCAATTTACAAGGGCTAAATCCTTTGCTACTTATAAACCATTAGGTCCAGTTGTGGAAACTCAGCTGCACCCAGAGTCAGTAAGAATACAGCTTACGCAAAATGGCGAGCTCAAACAGAATGGCAGCACCCAGGATCTGATCCACTCCATTCCTAAGGTGATTGCTGCTATTACAGAAGTGATGACGTTATATCCAGGAGATGTTGTTTTAACAGGAACACCAGCAGGGGTTGGACCGCTTTCTTCAGGCGATGAAATCGAGATCACGATTGAAGGGATTGGAACGCTTACCAACCCTGTTCAATAAAAAAAGAAATGGGTCAGGCACTCTTTTAGAAGGTCTGACCCTTTTCTTTACTCTTCAATGCTTATATCGGTCATAGGTTCCGGTCCTTTTTTCAGCATTCTGACTTCAAGTACGCCGGATTTGTATTCAGCTTTTGTATATTTAGGTTTAATGGGAGCTGGCAATGACACAACCTGATCCGCTTGGTCAGTCCCTGGAAGTCCTTTTATATAGAGTCGGGTTGTATCAAGTGACAGCTTAGGTTTGGGCTGTGATTGTGAAACGGGAATTCGTGCCACTATAAAATCGTGCGTTTCAAAGACTTCTATTTTGACAGAACTGCTTGTCTGCGCTTGTGCCTGTGCCTGATTGCCAGTGGTCTTTAGAAAATCGGGCATCGAATTGGCAATCGTCTCGTTGATTTGACGTTGCAGTTGGTCAGAATTGAAAGGAAAGCCTGTGTTGAAAAACGGTGCTCCGCCTGAAAACGGATTTTGAAACCCATTAGGCGGTGTTTGATTAGTACCTGGGTTAGTTGCATTCGTATTAAAAGGATTGGCGTTTCCATTTAATGGATTTGAGAAAGGGAACATGGGACAACTCCTTTCCTAGATTACTGAAATAAACATCACTTCATGCCATATACATGTGTAGAGTGGGTGTTCGACCACCCAACTGATCATTATTAGGTTATTCCACAGAAGGAGCCGGGTGACAGTTCTTTCACTATAGAATGAGGAAGATAAAAATAATAAAGGAGTTGAGTGGGGATGAGCTTTTTATCGCCAACTTTCATGATAAGAGAATTGAAGATTGGAACCATCTCAGAAGCTTCTTGTTTAAATATGGGGAATAATTGGCCTACCAATTTTGAAAGCCACAAAAAATTAAATCAAGGATTTGGTTCCATCACAGGTGATCAAAATAAAATAGAAAATATCCGCTCACTCTTAAGTGATCCTGACTTTATTGATATGTTGACACTAGATGAGGAAAAAGACATCCCTGATTGGCTGTTAGAATTAATGCAGAAGAAGTTTGAAGAAGAGACAGAGGGGACAGTCTCCAACTGAAAGTAAAAACTGCTTGCTAGTACAGCGGGGACAGACCGCTAGCTGAAAGTAAACAGCGGGGACAGACCCCTAACTGAAAGTAAACACTGCCTGCTGGGGTCTGTCCCCCCCCCACAACAAATAAAAAAGGACCTCGCCATTTGGCGAGGTCAGGATGAAAGTGTGTTGGGGTTAGGGTTGTTATTAAATTACCCAAAAGAAATAGAGTCTAAACCTATAAAACAAAAAAATGATAAAAAAGATTTGAGGTTTCATCTCTTGTTAAGAGATGCGCATTAATTGGACGTCTTCTACAATGGAGTTAAGAGAATCGGAGGGGAAAACCATGATTGATTTGCGAAGTGATACCGTCACAAAACCAACAGAAGAGATGAGACGAGCTATGTATGAAGCAGAGGTGGGAGATGATGTGTACGGCGAAGATCCCACTTTGAATGAGTTAGAGGAGATGGCAGCTGATATTTTGGGAAAAGAGGCGGCTCTTTTTGTCACAAGCGGGACTCAAGGCAATCAGGTTGCCGTTTTGACGCACTGCCGGCCAGGACAAGAGATCATCTTGGAAGAGAATGCTCATATCTATGTTTACGAAGGGGGCGCGATTTCGGCGCTTGCGGGTGTACAACCAAAATTAGTAACAGGGATTCACGGAAGTCTTCAAGCAGAAGACGTTGAAAGAGCTATTCGCGGCGAAGATATTCACGAACCAGAAACGGGTTTGATTGCTATCGAAAACACGCATAATCGAGCAGGTGGGAGCATCATTCCTCTTGAAGACATGAAACGTGTTTATACGGTTGCTCAACAAAACGGGATACCCGTTCATTTAGATGGGGCGCGTTTGTTCAATGCCGTCGTTCAATCGGGTCATTCCGCAAAAGAGTTTGCCAGAGAGACCACAACGGTTCAAATTTGCCTTTCTAAAGGTCTCGGTTCACCTGTTGGTTCACTTATTGCAGGTGACCAAGCCTTTATTAATCGGGCAAGAAAATGGCGTAAACGGCTTGGCGGTGGTCTTCGTCAGGCGGGGATATTAGCAGCGGCAGGACTTGTTTCCTTGACAAAGATGGTCGATCGATTAAGTGAGGATCATGAGCGGGCTCAACGTCTTGCTAGAGCATTAGCAGAAGTTGAAGGTTACGAAATTAGTAATAATGTGGATACGAATATTGTGATGCTGGATGTCTCAAACACGTCTCTGAGTGCTAAGCAAATCGTCGAAGAAGTCAAGAAAGAGGGAGTTTTGGCTTCTGTCTTTGGACCTTCTACAATAAGACTTACCACACACTATGACATTAGTGATCTTGATATCGATAAAGCCATTACCGTTTTTCAAAACCTTTCACGAAAATTAAACTAGACCTATTAAAGGTGTCCGCAGACTGTCGACAACACTTTCCTTAATGGAAGGAGTCGACAGTTTTTTATTGCAGGAAAGTATAAAAGTCTCGATTTGTGGATGATTCGACATTTCTAAAAGTACGGTAATAACCTCGCTTGCATGGACCATTTTTTTGCCATCTTAAGGTTGTTCATCGTCTGCCGGTCGTCTGTTTGGCATCGGCAAACACCGGTTCAATGGTTCCTCTGGCTGCCCCTCCCCAAGTTTAATTTTTCTCCTATTTAAGGTGTATTCCTTCCAGTGTCTGGGAAGACTAATTGAAAAATAGGTTGGAGATGAATGGGATGCTGAAAGAGAATATGCTGAGGCAAGCGGTGGAAATGAGAAGACAGCATTTGATTTCCTGTCTCACGGCTTTGTCTGTCAATGATGAGACGCCATTTGAAGAGCTTACATTATCGGAGCTAGAACGTGAGTGGCATTATTATCTAAATGACCTTAATCAGGAAGTCAATTAGTCTTTAAGGAAGGTCAAGTTCTTCAAATGCAGAACAGGCAGATAAAAAGAGTATTTTCGTAAATCAAGAGTTAAGCGTATTCAATGGACCTCTCGCCTCATTTGCGCATACATTAAATTAGGGCGACTTTCATCTCAGGAAAAGCGTCGTTGTAGACGATTTAAAGGGCGATTCCTTTACAAGTATCGTTGTAACCTTTATCTTAAAGAGAGATGAGGAGACGCAGGAGATTGGTAAGCGTATATGGGATGGAGTTATGGTTATGAGCATAGATCAATATGAATTTGTAGACTACTATGAAAACCCTGTTTTATTATCGTTTGAGAATCACCCTTTTGATTCTTATCCCAAGCATGTTTGGGTGATTTGTCGGTTCAAGGATCAGTGGCTGTTAACGCGTCATCCAAGACGAGGTTGGGAATTTCCCGGAGGCAAAGTGGAGGAAGGGGAAACTCCAGAAGAAGCGGCGATCCGAGAAGTCAATGAAGAGACGGGGGCTCGTGTTGGTTCCATACAGTATATCGGACAATATAAAGTAGATGGAAAAAGCGGAACGATCGTCAAAAATGTTTATTATGCCGAAATCAGCGAAGTAAAGGCAAAGAAAGACTATATGGAAACAAATGGACCCGTATTCATTCATACCCTGCCTAGGGATATTCAAAACAATGACACGTATTCTTTCATGATGAAAGACGACGTACTGCGGCTAAGTATGCAGTATATCTACAATGAAATATTTAGCAGAAAATAAGGTCAGAACCGTTTAGCGGATCTGGCCTTATTTAATTTTAGGCTTATGAGAGATGAGGCCCAGCGGCTTCTATCTCAGGAGGCAGATCGTCAAATCGTTTAAAATTGGCGATGAATTTTTGGGCGAGGTGATGAGCGGCTTCTAAATAGGCTTCTGAATCAGACCAGGCCGTCTCAGGATTCAAAACATGAGACGGGACATTCGGACAGGTCAGAGGAATGCGCAAGTTAAAGAGGGGGGCTTCTGTCCAAGTCGCCTGATCCAATGCCTTACTTAAGGCGGCTTCAATCATGGAGCGCGTATAAGCTAGGTTAATTCGCGATCCGACTCCGTAAGGGCCGCCTGTCCAGCCTGTATTGATAAGATAGACGTCGGCTTCAAACTGCTCAATCTTCTTCCCAAGAGCTTCAGCGTACACCGTAGGAGAAAGCGGCAGAAAAGGCTGACCAAAGCAAGTTGAGAAGGTCGCTTCTGGAAGCGTGATGCCGCGCTCTGTTCCGGCTAATTTGCTGGTGTATCCTGAGAGAAAGTGATAGATCGCTTGTTCTTTTGTGAGTTTACTAATCGGCGGAAGAACACCAAATGCATCAGCAGTTAAGAAAATAATAGTCGTCGGATGAGGAGCAAGCCTGTGACTGAACACATTCTCAAGATGTGACAGACTATAGGCCGCCCGCGTGTTTTCCGTCAGTGATCCATCACTATAATCCGGAATTCTTGTTGCTTCATCAAGAGCGACATTCTCAAGGACCGCTCCAAATCGAATGGCATTCCAAATGATCGGCTCTTTCTGCTTCGAAAGGTGGATGGTTTTGGCATAGCATCCCCCTTCAATATTAAATAGGCCTTGGTCACTCCAACCATGCTCATCATCCCCAATTAATTGACGATTGGGGTCATTGGATAAGGTGGTTTTACCTGTCCCTGATAGGCCAAAAAATAAGGCGACATCCCCTGCTTTTCCAATATTTGCGGAGCAGTGCATGGATAAAATAGTTTGCTCCGGCAAAAGGAAATTCATTACGGTAAAAATTGATTTTTTGATCTCACCCGCATATTCGGTCCCGCCAATTAAAATGAGTCGTTTTTCAAATGAAATGATAATAAAAGCTTCAGAAGATGTGCCATCCGTTTGGGGATCGGCTTTAAATCCGGGAGCATGAAGAACGGTAAAAGGATCCTGAAAGCAATCAAGATCAGCCTCTTCCGACTGGATAAAAAGAAGCTGGGCAAATAAATTGTGCCAAGCCCGTTCATTAACGACTTGAATGGCGAGTCGTGAAGCCGGGTCACTGCCTGCAAAACCTCTGAAAATATAGCGTCTAGGAACATCTTTCAAGTAAGTTAATACTTTAGCATAAAGAAGATCAAAATCCTCTTCGCTAAAGGCTTGATTGGCGGACCAATCGATTTGCTTCTCTGATGATGGCTCTTTTACGATAAATTTATCTTTGGGGGAGCGTCCTGTGTATTTGCCAGTATCAACCGAAAGAGCTCCATTCTGACTTAATTGCCCTTCTCCGCATAGAAGGGATTCTTCAACAAGCCTGGCTGTTGAGGCGTTAACCAATGTGTTGGGGGCAGTCATCCATTTTTCTAACTGACTATTAAAGGTGGTAAAGGGCATCCGTTCATCATCCTTTGTTTATAGTTTCAGTTTTTTGAATTTGTTGATTAGTATAACACATTAAGACATATCATTCATACTATTGAAAGCCTAATTTTCATCCATTTTTATACGTTAAGAAAGTAAAAATTTTAGGAAGGTAGAAAACCAACGCAGAACAAATTTTTAAGAACTAAGTATGGGTAAAACTAAGGCTTTCGCCATTAACGATATTGGCAATAAGCCAAGTTTTTCTAATAAAATTAATAAGTCATGAAATGAAAAGAGACGATGGGGCATGAACGCTTAACAGAGCCTATAAATAAAAACAAGTGCAAGTGTCCAGCGTTAGTCGGTGGCGGTTGTTTGGGCGCACTATAATTAGTCTGTCTATGTGAACTTCTTTAGTTGGTAAATACATTCTATAAAATGGGTTATTCTAGACAAGAGAGACTTGTTCTGTGATGGAATGGCTGCAGAGCCTTGTCTAATAAGCTTTTCTCACTTTTGCCAAAGTGCTTGCTTATATAAAAATAATGGATGTCTTGGTTAAATTAAACAGGTTTTGTTTGACCTTACTAGATGAGTGCGCTATTCTTATGGAAGTTTAACAGCTTGTCTACATGACAAAAGTCCATTTAATTTATAAGTAAGAAACTATAAATTTATTGTCAGGAAGTAAGGTTTAGCTCGGGCGCCTTAAACCGCTCGAACCACTTCAGTCCCGCTGCCGGCAGCACCGTCTCCTCAAGGGGAGCTTCTGGTGGCGGATCAGCGGCTGACTAATGGCGCCCTGCGCCTTTTCTAACATGTAGATAAGTACGATTGGTTAGGAGGCTTTAAATTGTCGAAAACATATTCAAGACGTCTTTTTACATCTGAATCGGTAACGGAAGGGCATCCAGACAAGATCTGTGATCAAATTTCGGATTCGATTTTGGATGCCATTCTACAAAATGACCCGAATGCACGTGTTGCGTGTGAAACGGCGGTCAATACAGGACTTGTCCTTGTAACGGGTGAAATCACTACTTCGACTTATGTCGATATTCCAAGTATTGTTCGAGAGACCGTTCGCGGCATTGGCTATAATCGGGCTAAATATGGATTTGATGCTGAGACTTGTGCTGTTCTGACAAGTATTGATGAGCAATCTCCGGATATTGCTCAAGGGGTAAACCAAGCTCTTGAAGCAAGAGAAGGACAAATGAGTGATGATGAAATTGAAGCTATCGGGGCGGGCGACCAAGGTTTGATGTTTGGCTTTGCGGTTAACGAAACTCCAGAATTGATGCCG
This region includes:
- the pckA gene encoding phosphoenolpyruvate carboxykinase (ATP) translates to MTAPNTLVNASTARLVEESLLCGEGQLSQNGALSVDTGKYTGRSPKDKFIVKEPSSEKQIDWSANQAFSEEDFDLLYAKVLTYLKDVPRRYIFRGFAGSDPASRLAIQVVNERAWHNLFAQLLFIQSEEADLDCFQDPFTVLHAPGFKADPQTDGTSSEAFIIISFEKRLILIGGTEYAGEIKKSIFTVMNFLLPEQTILSMHCSANIGKAGDVALFFGLSGTGKTTLSNDPNRQLIGDDEHGWSDQGLFNIEGGCYAKTIHLSKQKEPIIWNAIRFGAVLENVALDEATRIPDYSDGSLTENTRAAYSLSHLENVFSHRLAPHPTTIIFLTADAFGVLPPISKLTKEQAIYHFLSGYTSKLAGTERGITLPEATFSTCFGQPFLPLSPTVYAEALGKKIEQFEADVYLINTGWTGGPYGVGSRINLAYTRSMIEAALSKALDQATWTEAPLFNLRIPLTCPNVPSHVLNPETAWSDSEAYLEAAHHLAQKFIANFKRFDDLPPEIEAAGPHLS
- the hutI gene encoding imidazolonepropionase, which encodes MYDLLIENIGQLLTMEGPNRPRKGREMGQITVKDNAALAVEQGKVAWIGSAEEAHSLKASRTMNAKSQLVTPGLVEPHTHLVFGGTRENEVALKQKGFSYLEILERGGGILSTVRATRAASLEELVKKANRSLDRFLSFGVTTLEAKSGYGLDKKTELKQLEAIKALNSHPIELVSTFLGAHAVPLEFKGNTKGFLKEMEDLLDEIKSQNLAEFVDIFCESGVFSVEESRAYLARAKEKGFGIKIHADELYPLGGTELAIDLEAVSADHLVAISEKGIQQLAESKTIATLLPGTTFYLGKDHYAPGRSIIDCGGAVTLSTDFNPGSSVTENLQLIMSLALLKMNLTPEEIWNAVTVNAAFAIGRGDVAGQLAVGRPADFVIWDAENYVYVPYHYGVSHTQFVFKNGNCVYERSSGYV
- the ytkD gene encoding RNA deprotection pyrophosphohydrolase codes for the protein MVMSIDQYEFVDYYENPVLLSFENHPFDSYPKHVWVICRFKDQWLLTRHPRRGWEFPGGKVEEGETPEEAAIREVNEETGARVGSIQYIGQYKVDGKSGTIVKNVYYAEISEVKAKKDYMETNGPVFIHTLPRDIQNNDTYSFMMKDDVLRLSMQYIYNEIFSRK
- a CDS encoding fumarylacetoacetate hydrolase family protein, coding for MKYCRFRIQGDIKYGMIDADKVVEMTGHYLEQTSTPTDQVYPLNDVELLAPVEPKQLVAIGLNYVDHAKEQNMDLPKEPMMFMLSPSAIIGPNEPIKLAREKHRIDYEAELAIIIGRQAYQVSEENANDVIFGFTISNDVSDRDLQDLDKQFTRAKSFATYKPLGPVVETQLHPESVRIQLTQNGELKQNGSTQDLIHSIPKVIAAITEVMTLYPGDVVLTGTPAGVGPLSSGDEIEITIEGIGTLTNPVQ
- a CDS encoding Fur-regulated basic protein FbpA, giving the protein MLKENMLRQAVEMRRQHLISCLTALSVNDETPFEELTLSELEREWHYYLNDLNQEVN
- the hutU gene encoding urocanate hydratase gives rise to the protein MNMIAKRIRSPRGTQLTTKGWEQEAALRMLCNNLDPEVAENPEELVVYGGRGKAARSWEAFEAIVQSLKKLENDETLLVQSGKPVGVFKTHERAPRVLLSNSVLVPKWANWEHFHELEKAGLMMYGQMTAGSWIYIGSQGILQGTYETFRAIADQHFGGSLKGTLTLTAGLGGMGGAQPLAVTMNEGVVLAVEVDPKRIQKRIDTNYCDRMTESLDLALAWAQDALQAKRPLSIGLVGNASEVHQEILNRGVKIDIVTDQTSAHDPLNGYIPAGIKLEEAEKLRQINPKAYVKKASESMARHVEAMLAFQKGGAVVFDYGNNIRQVAKDHGVEAAFCFPGFVPAYIRPLFCEGKGPFRWAALSGDPEDIYRTDRLLLELFPENEGLKRWITMAQEKVAFQGLPSRICWLGYGEREKMGLALNELVKKGELKAPIVIGRDHLDCGSVASPNRETEGMRDGSDAVGDWAVLNALLNTAAGASWISFHHGGGVGMGYSLHAGMVVVADGSKRAEEKLVRVLQTDPGMGIIRHVDAGYEKAEVVAKAKGVRIPMWEVEG
- the hutG gene encoding formimidoylglutamase — its product is MSKPPFLKSAGQTAFQDSMVTKFGDVLLPWDGQEGVKGFGLMGLPLSKTSISHSGASFAPESVRSVFKNMATYAVEQDIDLAAVPWTDLGDVQMHLTDMNESHNRIASTMNDVMTSNPELIPILIGGDHSVTASAFSGLSQALRKKAGIIQLDAHHDLRNVEDGGPSNGTPFRRLIETLNLDPRHLVQIGIRNFANSQEYSAYAREKGVTVFTMREIREKGIRTIGRQAYQKLAKEVEFIYVSVDMDVLDQAYAPGCPAILPGGMHPEDLFSALVYLGSQSLTKAIDLVEIDPKLDSRDQTSRMAVMAFLSFVLGKQLG
- the ltaE gene encoding low-specificity L-threonine aldolase, which translates into the protein MIDLRSDTVTKPTEEMRRAMYEAEVGDDVYGEDPTLNELEEMAADILGKEAALFVTSGTQGNQVAVLTHCRPGQEIILEENAHIYVYEGGAISALAGVQPKLVTGIHGSLQAEDVERAIRGEDIHEPETGLIAIENTHNRAGGSIIPLEDMKRVYTVAQQNGIPVHLDGARLFNAVVQSGHSAKEFARETTTVQICLSKGLGSPVGSLIAGDQAFINRARKWRKRLGGGLRQAGILAAAGLVSLTKMVDRLSEDHERAQRLARALAEVEGYEISNNVDTNIVMLDVSNTSLSAKQIVEEVKKEGVLASVFGPSTIRLTTHYDISDLDIDKAITVFQNLSRKLN